The following proteins come from a genomic window of Halorussus halophilus:
- a CDS encoding VanZ family protein, whose translation MLPRWIRWSAVALVCGVVFYASVLASPTGGGPSVGPFGVFGLDKWLHGLAYAGLGAAVAYALQADKHLPRAVGIAFVVAVAYGVFIEFAQAPIPERHFSVADMLADAVGAALGVVVFAGLFVVLERLGWPVERT comes from the coding sequence ATGCTTCCGCGATGGATTCGCTGGTCGGCAGTCGCGCTGGTCTGTGGCGTCGTCTTCTACGCGTCGGTCCTCGCGTCACCGACCGGTGGCGGTCCCTCGGTTGGTCCGTTCGGGGTTTTCGGACTGGATAAATGGCTCCACGGACTGGCCTACGCCGGATTGGGGGCAGCCGTGGCTTACGCTCTTCAAGCAGACAAGCACCTACCCCGAGCAGTCGGCATCGCGTTCGTCGTCGCCGTCGCGTACGGGGTCTTCATCGAGTTCGCGCAGGCACCGATACCAGAGCGGCACTTCTCGGTAGCTGACATGCTCGCCGACGCCGTGGGTGCCGCGCTGGGGGTCGTAGTGTTCGCGGGTCTCTTCGTCGTGCTGGAACGTCTTGGGTGGCCTGTGGAACGTACGTAA
- a CDS encoding aldehyde ferredoxin oxidoreductase family protein: MTQLGGFHDHVARVDLSDESVGYESVDDEDARKYIGARGLGVKYVFDQGPDVDPLGPDNLLAFMNGPLTGSQAVMSGRIAVVTKSPLTNTVTDSHHGGWSGARLKWAGFDGLLFEGKADNPVYAVVEDGEVELRDASHMWGWGVHDTMDELEDECDGSFGKNLSVMATGPAGENEVKYACIMNEDDRASGRGGTGAVMGSKNLKAVVVKATTDMPKPADQETFQEGHKQAMRVIQESDVTAPNEGGLSLYGTNVLMNVTNEMDGLPTKNAQFTSTSSFSEENDPDIDAEHVSGENVRENILVDEPTCHSCPVACKKEVEVDVHHKGQDHNVRMESYEYESAWALGPNSATDDRDKVAMMIDRCNDMAVDTIEMGNTMAMAMEATEEGRLDEGLDWGDTETMIEMIERVAEREDDLADLLAEGAANAAEELGDADMAIDVKGQTMAAYDPRAMKGMAIGYATSNRGACHLRGYTPAAELLGIPEKVDPREWEGKGELCATFQDMHAISDSFDICKFNAFAEGVEEYVSQYNGMTGLDVSEDELMEAGERVYNLERYYNNLVGFDGSDDDLPARFVEGEKAIPGKGGSEGALAELDEMKAEYYEVRGWEDGVVPDEKLDELDIDVGPGTGVSSGGAAASSDD; this comes from the coding sequence ATGACTCAACTAGGTGGCTTCCACGACCACGTCGCTCGGGTCGACCTCTCTGACGAGTCGGTCGGCTACGAGAGTGTAGACGACGAGGACGCCCGCAAATACATCGGCGCGCGGGGACTCGGCGTCAAGTACGTCTTCGACCAAGGACCGGACGTAGACCCGCTCGGGCCTGACAACTTGCTCGCGTTCATGAACGGCCCGCTGACGGGTTCGCAGGCCGTCATGAGCGGCCGAATCGCCGTCGTCACGAAGTCGCCGCTGACGAACACCGTCACGGACAGCCACCACGGTGGCTGGTCGGGCGCACGCCTGAAGTGGGCCGGCTTCGACGGCCTGCTGTTCGAGGGCAAAGCCGACAACCCCGTCTACGCCGTCGTCGAGGACGGCGAAGTAGAGCTTCGTGACGCGTCGCACATGTGGGGCTGGGGCGTCCACGACACGATGGACGAACTCGAAGACGAGTGCGACGGGTCGTTCGGCAAGAACCTCTCGGTGATGGCGACCGGTCCGGCGGGCGAGAACGAAGTGAAGTACGCCTGCATCATGAACGAGGACGACCGGGCGTCCGGTCGTGGTGGCACGGGCGCGGTCATGGGGTCGAAGAACCTCAAGGCCGTCGTCGTCAAAGCGACCACGGACATGCCGAAACCGGCCGACCAAGAGACGTTCCAAGAGGGCCACAAGCAGGCGATGCGCGTGATTCAGGAGTCGGACGTGACCGCGCCCAACGAGGGTGGACTGTCGCTGTACGGCACGAACGTCCTGATGAACGTCACGAACGAGATGGACGGCCTGCCGACGAAGAACGCCCAGTTCACCTCCACGAGCAGTTTCTCCGAGGAGAACGACCCCGACATCGATGCAGAGCACGTCTCCGGCGAGAACGTCCGGGAGAACATCTTGGTGGACGAACCGACGTGTCACTCCTGCCCGGTCGCCTGTAAGAAGGAAGTCGAAGTGGACGTACACCACAAAGGGCAGGACCACAACGTCCGGATGGAGTCCTACGAGTACGAGTCGGCGTGGGCGCTCGGTCCGAACTCCGCCACCGACGACCGCGACAAGGTGGCGATGATGATAGACCGCTGTAACGACATGGCCGTAGACACCATCGAGATGGGCAACACGATGGCGATGGCGATGGAAGCCACCGAGGAAGGTCGTCTCGACGAGGGCCTCGACTGGGGCGACACCGAGACGATGATAGAGATGATAGAGCGCGTGGCCGAGCGCGAGGACGACCTCGCGGACCTCCTCGCCGAGGGTGCCGCCAACGCCGCCGAAGAACTCGGCGACGCCGACATGGCCATCGACGTGAAGGGTCAGACGATGGCCGCGTACGACCCGCGAGCGATGAAGGGCATGGCAATCGGCTACGCGACCAGCAACCGCGGCGCGTGCCACCTGCGGGGCTACACGCCCGCCGCAGAACTGCTCGGCATCCCCGAGAAGGTTGACCCTCGCGAGTGGGAGGGCAAGGGCGAACTCTGTGCCACCTTCCAGGACATGCACGCCATCAGCGACTCCTTCGACATCTGCAAGTTCAACGCCTTCGCGGAGGGCGTCGAGGAGTACGTCTCCCAGTACAACGGCATGACCGGCCTCGACGTGAGCGAGGACGAACTGATGGAGGCGGGCGAACGCGTCTACAACCTCGAACGCTACTACAACAACCTCGTCGGCTTCGACGGCAGCGACGACGACCTGCCCGCGCGATTCGTGGAAGGCGAGAAGGCCATCCCCGGCAAAGGTGGCTCCGAGGGTGCGCTCGCGGAACTGGACGAGATGAAAGCAGAGTACTACGAGGTCCGCGGTTGGGAAGACGGCGTGGTGCCCGACGAGAAACTCGACGAACTCGACATCGACGTCGGACCGGGCACTGGCGTCAGTTCCGGCGGCGCGGCAGCGTCTAGCGACGACTGA
- a CDS encoding outer membrane protein assembly factor BamB family protein — protein sequence MARTPNAARRNFLKTLGLSVGGTALLGTATGSDDPQAIAKTPDDATSTSTLDQRPNDWRMFRGDQSNSGSSSAAGVSGTPWVEWSTKVSAARDPSLTSPTVADGTAYAVDDEGLVTALDVETGETRWQTTVEVGRVVSPATVGDENVYVSSGGEVHALAVNDGTKQWTFADPSSGSTQDSDECTTATPSEGVSAVTVADGTAYVKFLVGSGEDRAVFALDAASGQTEWRQRIAGAKSDDDYAADDMLGEAPAVVGGSVYVSDGGSLFALDADAGTQTWRTDVFGTDTYDQTLSGTAVADGTVYLTGYRYQSRDSNGNNDGLGAQLVAVGAESGTVSWRTDLGSERLARPPAVTDGTVYVPSLLWAVNADSGSVRWKGDEDLDASVSVAEGTVYATTKTYSDDDLKDVVALDATNGDEEWRVPLRTPQMYATPGTAAVVDDTVYAADRAGYVYALSADDACWRSSLTTETHNSTELGSGTALVLDLEANLYAFDTTTEERRWKVSAIDGHVGEFLYGPVEADGMVYVGHGESGSESWTLKAFDVASGTEQWSYVAERGVGRPLISDGTVYFAGEGIDHGEPGVYALDGKTGDEVWTFARDESSVETYADVTGEVALLDGILFVPTSVGLWAFDAEGDRKIIFDSAVSTVAAAAGVLYVGRTSDDTALVEAVTPDGNMAWRTTFGDAVNVVADLTIQGDTVYAVGEYDAGPSIGGAQPGRDGKLYALSTADGSEQWTFDPEVDLAYFVERDQAITAPTVTDGSVFVGSDDRRVYELDADDGHKLDCFETFGSVYGAPATDGAGVYVGSADGQVYGFDR from the coding sequence ATGGCACGGACACCGAACGCTGCCCGACGAAACTTCTTGAAGACGCTCGGTCTCTCGGTCGGCGGCACAGCCCTCCTCGGCACGGCCACCGGTTCGGACGACCCGCAGGCTATCGCGAAGACGCCCGACGACGCGACCTCGACGAGTACACTCGACCAGCGGCCGAACGATTGGCGCATGTTCCGCGGCGACCAGTCGAACTCGGGGTCGAGTTCCGCCGCAGGCGTCTCCGGCACCCCGTGGGTCGAGTGGAGTACGAAGGTCTCCGCTGCACGGGACCCCAGTCTCACCTCACCGACCGTCGCAGACGGCACCGCGTACGCGGTAGACGACGAAGGTCTCGTCACGGCACTCGACGTAGAGACCGGCGAGACGCGCTGGCAGACGACCGTCGAAGTCGGACGCGTGGTCTCGCCCGCCACGGTCGGCGACGAGAACGTCTACGTCAGTTCCGGCGGAGAGGTCCACGCACTCGCCGTCAACGACGGAACGAAGCAGTGGACCTTCGCAGACCCGTCCAGCGGCAGCACCCAAGACAGCGACGAGTGTACGACTGCGACTCCGAGCGAAGGCGTTTCGGCAGTCACGGTCGCCGACGGTACGGCCTACGTGAAGTTCCTCGTCGGCAGTGGAGAAGACAGAGCAGTGTTCGCACTCGACGCCGCGAGCGGACAGACGGAGTGGCGACAGCGAATTGCCGGAGCCAAGTCCGACGACGACTACGCTGCAGACGACATGCTCGGCGAGGCCCCGGCCGTGGTCGGAGGCTCGGTTTACGTCTCCGACGGCGGGTCGCTGTTCGCACTCGATGCCGACGCAGGCACCCAGACGTGGCGAACCGACGTGTTCGGAACGGACACCTACGACCAGACGCTATCGGGGACGGCCGTCGCCGACGGCACGGTTTACCTCACTGGCTACCGCTACCAATCGCGCGATTCGAACGGCAACAACGACGGCCTCGGCGCGCAACTCGTCGCTGTCGGTGCCGAGAGCGGCACCGTCTCGTGGCGGACCGACCTCGGGTCCGAGCGACTCGCGCGACCACCCGCAGTCACGGACGGCACCGTCTACGTTCCAAGCCTGCTGTGGGCCGTGAACGCCGATAGTGGGAGCGTCCGCTGGAAAGGCGACGAAGACCTCGACGCGTCAGTCTCGGTGGCCGAGGGCACGGTGTACGCGACGACCAAGACCTACAGTGACGACGACTTGAAGGACGTCGTCGCGCTCGACGCCACGAACGGCGACGAGGAGTGGCGCGTCCCGCTTCGGACCCCGCAGATGTACGCCACGCCGGGTACCGCCGCCGTCGTGGACGACACGGTGTACGCCGCCGACCGCGCAGGGTACGTCTACGCGCTCTCGGCCGACGACGCCTGCTGGCGCTCGTCGCTGACGACGGAGACGCACAACAGCACCGAACTCGGGTCGGGAACCGCGTTGGTCCTCGACTTGGAGGCGAACCTGTACGCCTTCGACACGACGACCGAGGAACGCCGGTGGAAAGTGTCGGCCATCGACGGTCACGTCGGCGAGTTCCTCTACGGTCCGGTCGAAGCCGACGGCATGGTCTACGTCGGTCACGGCGAGTCGGGAAGCGAGTCGTGGACGCTGAAAGCGTTCGACGTGGCGTCCGGCACCGAGCAGTGGTCCTACGTGGCCGAGCGAGGCGTGGGCCGACCGCTGATTTCGGACGGCACGGTGTACTTCGCAGGCGAGGGCATCGACCACGGCGAACCGGGCGTCTACGCACTCGACGGGAAGACGGGCGACGAAGTGTGGACGTTCGCGCGAGACGAGTCGAGCGTCGAGACGTACGCCGACGTGACCGGCGAAGTCGCGCTCCTAGACGGCATCCTGTTCGTCCCGACGAGCGTCGGTCTGTGGGCGTTCGACGCCGAGGGCGACCGGAAGATTATCTTCGACAGTGCCGTCTCGACGGTCGCGGCGGCAGCTGGCGTCCTCTACGTCGGACGGACGAGCGACGATACCGCGCTGGTCGAGGCCGTGACGCCCGACGGCAACATGGCGTGGCGCACGACGTTCGGCGACGCAGTGAACGTCGTCGCGGACCTCACGATTCAGGGCGACACCGTCTACGCCGTCGGCGAGTACGACGCCGGGCCGTCCATCGGCGGCGCGCAACCCGGCCGCGACGGCAAACTGTACGCACTCTCGACGGCCGACGGAAGCGAGCAGTGGACCTTCGACCCGGAGGTCGATCTGGCCTACTTCGTCGAGCGCGACCAAGCGATTACCGCGCCAACGGTGACCGACGGGTCGGTCTTCGTCGGCAGTGACGACCGGCGCGTCTACGAACTCGACGCCGACGACGGGCACAAACTCGACTGCTTCGAGACGTTCGGGTCGGTCTACGGCGCGCCGGCGACCGACGGCGCTGGCGTCTACGTCGGGTCGGCCGACGGCCAAGTCTACGGCTTCGACCGGTAG
- a CDS encoding GNAT family N-acetyltransferase, translating into MNVRPATQDDIDHVQSVARAAWKKTYENIVPENVIEEAVADWYGTATLSGIVESDQQVMLVAEDDEEIVGFAHGVTDDARDDPSKKEGDILRLYVHPDHWNEGAGTALLDAIEDELEAQGSQELHAMVLADNEIGNDFYEDHGFRKEREADTKLGRETRKENVYVRAT; encoded by the coding sequence ATGAACGTCCGACCAGCCACGCAGGACGACATCGACCACGTCCAGTCGGTCGCTCGCGCCGCGTGGAAGAAGACCTACGAGAACATCGTGCCCGAAAACGTCATCGAGGAAGCCGTTGCCGACTGGTACGGTACCGCCACGCTCTCGGGCATCGTGGAGAGCGACCAGCAAGTCATGCTGGTCGCGGAGGACGACGAGGAAATCGTCGGCTTTGCGCACGGCGTCACCGATGACGCCCGAGACGACCCCAGCAAAAAGGAGGGCGACATCCTTCGGTTGTACGTCCATCCCGACCACTGGAACGAGGGCGCTGGCACCGCTTTGCTCGACGCGATAGAGGACGAACTCGAAGCCCAAGGCAGTCAAGAACTCCACGCGATGGTGCTGGCCGACAACGAGATAGGCAACGACTTCTACGAAGACCACGGTTTCCGCAAAGAGCGCGAAGCGGACACGAAACTCGGCCGGGAGACCCGAAAAGAGAACGTCTACGTGCGGGCGACGTGA